A DNA window from Desertifilum tharense IPPAS B-1220 contains the following coding sequences:
- the rpmE gene encoding 50S ribosomal protein L31, giving the protein MAKSEIHPQWYPDAKVYCNGELVMTVGSTKPELHVDVWSGNHPFFTGTQKIIDTEGRVERFLRKYGMVSGDQSAETGKKKK; this is encoded by the coding sequence ATGGCAAAATCTGAAATTCATCCGCAGTGGTACCCGGACGCCAAGGTTTACTGTAATGGCGAACTGGTGATGACCGTGGGTTCAACAAAGCCGGAACTACATGTTGATGTGTGGTCGGGCAATCATCCCTTCTTTACGGGGACTCAGAAGATTATTGATACGGAAGGTCGGGTTGAGCGCTTCCTTCGCAAGTATGGGATGGTGTCTGGCGACCAGTCCGCTGAGACCGGGAAGAAGAAAAAGTAG
- the rpsI gene encoding 30S ribosomal protein S9, with translation MQATEQNRPTEQNRAVYWGTGRRKSSIARVRLIPGEGQLTINGKPGDLYLQFNAGYLNAAKAPLETLGLENEYDILVNVQGGGLTGQADSIRLGVARALCQLDPDNRKPLKVEGYLTRDPRAKERKKYGLRKARKAPQFSKR, from the coding sequence ATGCAAGCAACTGAACAAAATCGCCCAACCGAGCAAAATCGCGCTGTTTATTGGGGAACCGGACGCCGCAAGTCTTCTATTGCGCGGGTTCGCCTGATTCCCGGTGAAGGTCAATTAACGATTAATGGCAAACCGGGCGACCTGTATTTACAGTTCAACGCCGGTTATTTGAATGCTGCGAAGGCACCTTTAGAAACCTTGGGCCTAGAGAACGAGTACGACATTCTGGTCAACGTCCAAGGCGGCGGCTTAACCGGCCAAGCTGATTCGATCCGTTTGGGAGTGGCTAGAGCGCTTTGTCAGCTTGACCCCGATAACCGCAAGCCTCTGAAAGTTGAAGGCTACCTGACCCGCGACCCCCGCGCCAAGGAACGGAAGAAATACGGTTTGCGGAAAGCGCGTAAAGCTCCTCAATTCTCCAAACGTTAG